Sequence from the Tenrec ecaudatus isolate mTenEca1 chromosome 6, mTenEca1.hap1, whole genome shotgun sequence genome:
ggtctctacccaggtactctagcacccagggctgcattggggtagttccatgcggcttctcagggatgtcttgcaggaagcgagccttgccagctgaagcaggaaactggctaaggcagcttcaccctggtctggccatcagaaagcaagagatccaagaactagaatGGTGAGgcccaccaagccatttatccctctgcccttcaattaaccccacatgtgtttaccgcccaggttggcacaataaactagctacctcagaccccaattctaccttacaaatctggatagaccagagcatttatactggtacagataagagctggaaacacagggaatccaggacaaataaccccctcaggactaataatgagagtagcaatactaggagggtaaggggaaagtgggggggataaaggaggaacctatcacaaggatcaacatataaccccctcccagggggatggacaacagaaatgtgggtaaagggagacataggtcagtgtaagacatgaaaaacattaaaaaaataaattatcaagggttcataagggaggaacagttgggtagaaagggggaaaatgataccaaggctcaagtagaaagaaaatgttttgaaaatcatgatggcaacaaatgtacttgacacaatggatgtgtgtatggattatgataagagctgtacgagctcccaatagaatgattaaaaaaaagaataacaacaacacaaataGCAGAGTGTGTTAATCCTAGGGCAGAAATGATCAAGGGGTTTGCATGGGTGAGATCAGGATTAGCTTTTCAAGAAGAGCACTGTTAGTACAATGTTGGCAAACACGGCAACCGTAAAGCCTTGGACATGGCTGGAGAAAGCCAGAGATTTGTTTCCAGTTCAGAATGGGAGATGAGTCTCAGCGTGGGTCAGAGTCCGATCAGAAAGTTTCTATGTGCTATGCGAAGACACTTGTAAGGGagataataatttttaatgtaactttttcaaGGATAAATGGGAATAGGATAATCCACaggcatcattttaaaaatatgaccaTAGTTGAAAATGATAAATGTAAGAACTTCACAGAAAAAAACATGTATTTACTTACAAATATTATTTACTTATAAATCTTACACAAGAGTTTGTTAGAGCTAATTTAGAATTATTTCTCCAATAAAAGAATTATTGTGTCAGTCCCAGAAAACCCTTTATTATGCTTTGTCATGAGGGCAGTGTCCCCATTGGCTGTCAGTTTGTTTTAAAAGCCTCAATTTGAGCACTTAAGGAAGTTGcttagtaaaaaatatatataattttgattGTGGGTTGCACTCTGCCAAAGTATGATTTGGTAGGTTCCAGAAACCTGCATTTATAACAAGGTCCcagttgattgtggtggtggttgaAATACTATCTTGAAgctagtggtgtgtgtgtgtgtgcgtgtgtgtgtgtgcgcgtgtgcgtgcgtgtgcgtgcgtgtgtgtgtgcgtgtgtgtgtgcgtgtgcgtgcgtcgCGCGCGCTTAATgaagaaagggagggaaaagaagATAATATCCAAATAATTTCCTCCTCCAATTTTCCAAACCTCCTTCCATTGATTATATACCTATCCCAGCAGCGGTACCAATAAACTTTCCTTCTAGCGACTTTCCTTGATCAGACTTTGAACTGTCTCTGAGCAGGGGTAGCCCTAAATCTGCGGGTTCCAgcgaaacagcaacacaaaagaaaactggaacaaaacAACCGAAAACAAACTGACTGCTATCTAGTCAGTTCTAACTCCTGGCAAAAccccctttgtgggtttccaaggtgaaAGCCTgtacgtgagtagaaagcctgctttTTCGCTTGTGGAGCAGGTGGGGGAtttaaactgctggctttgcgccTGGAGCCCAATCAGTAATCACCGTGGGACCGGAGCTCCTCAGTGTAAGTctagtgtagtaacaatgaagaGTCTGAGAACTACTCCTTCATTCgagatgtgagagagagagagagagagagagagagagagagagagagagagagagagagagagagagactgcgatGTCCCAGGATGTGACTGAGTGCACTGTGGATAAAATATGTTCGTTTCTCTCTTTTTAGTTTTTCATAGGATTGCTTCTCATCCTGATTCTTCAGGTGGCAGCAGGCGTCGTAGGAGTGATCTTGAAGCCTCAGGTGTGTTCCGTGTGATGCTTCACGTTTTCGGCAAGTTCTGAGGAAGTGAAGTGCTACCTTCCTGTATGAATAATGTACAATTTTTAATCCTCAGATGGAACGCGAACTTAATCAAACACTCCATGAAGATATAAACCTTTTGAGGGAAACAAGTGAATCAGCCGTGAAATACCAGACCACGTTAGCCGAACTGGAAGAAACGGTAACGTTAAGTCAAATCGTGTCTCTGGGAAGCTGGATAGAgttctgtgtgtatttattgaaaaattgaaaaatgtttccatctTGAAGATTTGAGTGATTATTTTTCCATGGAATAAAAGCAATATAATGCCATTTGCAATATTGTTCTAGCTTGGCATCGATTCAGAAGCAGTTTAAAAGGACAGCAATTAAGAAAGATGTGCTTATGAGTTTAAGCCTCAATTAGGTCACAACAATAATTCGTTTAATAGTTTCATGTAGAAACATCGTTTCTTTGCCATGGTTGAAGAAtcactctctttcctgccacACCTTGGTACAAACAACTAGGGCTGAAATTTATTGCCATTTCCTGTAGTCCTGGCTTTACTGACAGTAGCTCAGGTATTCCTCACAACCAGCCTACATGGTGGGTAATATCATTATCTGGATTTTACAGATggaagtccctgggtagtgcattCACCAATGAACTCAGCTGTTATTCATaagattggaagttcaagtccacccagaggtaccttggaagaaagtcctggtgatctgcctCTGTACAGATTGTAGCCTAAACCCTTGTGTGGAAGTTCTGCTTTGTCACATGGTGTCGGGATCATTGGAATTAAGTGAATGGCAGACAACCACTTTTTCAAAACAGTTTGCTGAGGAAACCTTGAGGCAGGCGAGGAGTTTTTTTCCCAAGAGTACAATTGCAACTGCCATCAGCTGCCACACTTTGTCCAGACCACCTCTGGGTCCCAAGAACAACTCTGCTTCCTGCCTTTGCttcatttccagtcttggaatgtAGTTACTattgttctctttctttctgagTCCTACTTGCGGTTTCAGATTGAACTACAATGTTACTTAGTCCATGGAATTCCTTCTGAACACACCATCATTCAAGATCTCTTCATATTAACTACGCACAACAATCGTTTCACAAATTCTCAGAATCACTTAGGAGGGACAGATTATGTGGATGCGGCTCAAACTTCCATTTGGTTGCAGTTTTTGTATGTGGTCGTCCATTTTCTAACGAAATACTGCCGAGCTGAAGGCTTCCTTCATCCCGTTCATTCATAGACAGATCTGCTCCTTGCTATGTTATCTTAATGTGAAACTACATCTCCCTCCTTGGAACTGATATCATTTCTCCCACAGTTTCCCAGGAAAAAGAAATTCTATTGAGGCACTGACACAGGAGACTTGCCCTTGGAATATGGCTATTGTGTGACTCCTAAAAGTTGTGCTTGGCGCTTTCCAGGTCACAGCATCCTTGATTTCTCCTGCCCTTTGTCAGTTGGTGGTTCTGCCCAAGACATTCATCATTTCTGGGGTGCAGTATCATCTGTCCTTGTTgaactcctctgtgttgccctcTGGCTAGCTCCCTCATAGCTGTTTCCCCTTATTCTCTTGTTCTTTATAGAATCACTCCCATTTTCAAGCTCAGATTTATCCAGGCTAAAGAAGAAAGATGTTAGGTGACCTTAATCTCTCCTCGATGTGGGGCTAGGCCTTTACGCTTCAGTTGGCCTGGGATAAACTGCACCAGAATAACCCGTGGGCTTCTGCCCAAAACCCGATGGGTCACAGTCTCAGCGTCAACTGTGGCTTTCTAAATGATGCTCCTGGTACATAGAAATCCTGTGTTCAAAGCTCCGTGTGTTCTTAGAGGAATATTTCTTCTTTGGTGTCCATTTCACAGGTTTTCTGTCTgtgtgtctttcttattcatgatGCCTGTCTGTTTCTAGTTATGCTTTTTAGGGGAAAAGAGTCCTGCCCGATCCTAGGTAAGTAAGTTGAGGTCCTGGTGCACCAGACATATGTCACAGCTGCTCAGCATCTTTCTCATCGTGTTCTAGATGGTTCTCATAGAAGGTTTCTTCTAACTTGCTGATTGAGTGTGTCCCTTTGGAATGCTTGCCAGTGGCTGCATAGATGCTCTTGTATCATTCATCGGACACGGCCTTGTTCATCCAGCTGTTACATCTCGATTAATAAATCTTACCCGATTTCTTCATCTGCTTCCGTCTCTGAAGTAGTTGCCAAATATTATATCAAATTTCAACCTGCCTACCTCCTAGCCTTCTTGCTGAAAATATGGTTCTGTGCCTCCCTAATTAATTCTGAGATATATAGTGATATAAACCATATAGTGAGACTAATGATTCCTTCGTGTAAATTAATCCTACTCAAGATTACTTAATGGGAAAGAGTGAGCAATTGGTCCTCTCTCAAAGAGAAACAAGGAAGATGATTGTTTCAATGTTACCCTCCTGGCTAATCTGCACCTGGGAAATCTCTAGCTCTTTCGCATTTCACACTCAGATGAGTCATATATTTGTGTAGTTAGGTCTTTGAGTCGAAATGCAGCACTTGTATCTGCTTTAGTTAAGCTGGTAACTACCTCTAAGTCTATTGTTTCACCCTGTGTGAAACTAGATTCTATTCTCCGTACTATCAATCCTATTTCTTGAAGGCCGCATCAAAAGATGagctgcattagataaatctgctgcactcgATCTCTTAAGAGTgtcgaaaagcaagggtgttactctgAGCACTAAGGCCAGGCACGAAGGTGAacttgacctaagccatggtattttccattgtctccgatgcacgtgaaagctggacattgaataaggacgaatgaagaagaaccgatgcatcggaatgtggtgctggtgaagactactgAACATATCACggattgctaaaagaacaaaccagtctgtcttggaagaagtctgagcAGAGTAGAGTGCGCCTTACAAACACGGATGGCAAggctttatcttacatactttgggcatggtgTCGGGAGAAATCAGTCCCCGAAGAAGGACGTcacgcttgataaagtggaggggtagcaaAAAGAGCAAGGTCTTCACGACAAGTTTGACATCgcggctgcagcactgggctccgGCACCGGGACGAtcaggaggatggcgcaggagcaggcagtgcttaGTGCGGTTGTGCATCCGGTCACACTGGGTTGGAACTGCCTCGGTGGGACCTAACTACATCAGCTAGAGTTTAAAAGATACTCCAAATCATTGATAACAATGTTGAGCAGAATGCATTTCTTGTGAGAGCAAAATGGAAACGCCACTACtgccagcaccaccagcaccacaaaCAATAGCAGCTAACAGGCATTGGGTACTTTCTGTGAGCCCAGCCACTGACCTTGGCAGTTGACATCtttatgtgctttttaaaaatctttacaacAAACCTCTGCATTTGATTCTATGATTAGCAACTGTCCCCAGTATTTTGCAGATGAAGAAAGTGTGACACAGAGAGACTTAAATAACATTGATAACCTCGTCATTCAGCCAGCAAGTGAGAATCCTTTCAAAGTTCTGGCACAGTAATGGATTCAAGTATAGCCAGGACCTCTGTTTCCTTCAGCAAATTTCTTACCATTTTTAAtacagatttttgttttgtttgtttgttttgttctgtttttcctggataaaacagaaggaaggaagaaaagataaTTAACCTCTTCTTTCATCTAATATTATTATATACTATAAACCCTGAATCACTGGACTTTCCACTTCCTTAAAGGAATCTTGCTAGCACAATGGCTAATCTCTCAGgtcctaacccaaaggttggcagtttgaaccaaccCAGTACTCCATGGGAGCAAGACCTCGCGGTATGCTCACGTAAAGGTTACAGTCTAGAAAACTCTGTGAGGCACTTCTACTGTGTCACATGGTGTCTCTAAGAGTCAAAggtacttaacaacaataacagtaatTTATAAAGCCCCAAATTTATTACTTTTCCTCCAAAAATGACTTCAAAGCTCCGTTTTCTTCTCTTAGTGGTTCCTTACAACTCAGCTTACTCTGGGTTTCAGTATTCCTGACATCACTTGCACAGCTTCATCCCCTCCtacatctctctctctgtgtatgtAAAACGCAGTCTGGGGGAAGCGCTTTGAGCATCCATTTGGCCTCTGAGATTCTTTGCACACTTTCCTTCCTCTCAACAAGTAATGGCGAATGATTGTAAGAtaactttttcctttttaaaactttacatTTCCTTAGAGCAACCATACTTTGAAGACCTTGGGtccttcatgaactttttgaaattctctttgctAAAATCTAGGACACAGAGATCTGACTCTTACCTACTCTTTTACTATTATAAATGGGAATTTATCTTCTCCCCAAGTTCCTTTAATTGTTGAAATATCTGTAGCCCAtctttccttctttaatattAAGACCAAAATGAGAACTTCCTCTTTCCTTATACATTCATGGAGATGGGCAAGATGATTCACACAATATTTTAGTATAAGAAAAATCATCAAAGTTTCATATGAATATCAATCTGTTCATTGATGATGCCTTTGGTCTTCTTTTTGActgttttttatatttcttttcacCATACAGTTAAAATGCTGTGGTTTAATAAATGGAGCTTCTGACTGGGGACCTAATTTCCAAAAATATTCCAAGTACTGTACATGTTCAGATGTGATGAATTCGTCTTGTGAAACTTATTCAGGAGTATCTGTTTATAAAGAGGTGAGAATTGAATCGAATTAAATGGAACAATTAATTCTGTCACTTTCTTTTCACAATGAAAGTctctacaaaaaaaaagaaagaaaagaaacaaacaaggtcAGCAAGAATGATGGGAATCATGGTATCAAAATCACTGAAATTTCccaacaataaagagattttataTGTGTGTACACTCATGATTGTGTGTATACCTATACCTAGCTaatctatctatatttatatcttcTATGAGTCTGACAACATTTATAACCAATTTTAATAGGTCAAATAAATAATGTATTGTAAGAGAAAGGTAGTACAATGAATATATGACTCATTGTCCCTCTCTGGGCACTCTAGTCATTGTTCTCACTCTATTTTATCACAAGTTCTTTGTTTAATCAACATGTGTGCTTTAATTTTGAAACACTAAGGTCTTTTTCAATTGAAGGTTCATGTTCTAACTACTAATTGCATAAGTTTAAAGATAGGATTTACCCTTTAAGGATTGAGGTTGTGAATATTAAGGGTAGCTGACAGTGCATAGTTATTGCTCCAGTGGAGAAGTTAAGTCTGACATTTAAAACAATCAGGGGGGAAAAGCAAACCCACACACTTGCACTTTCTATGTTATAAATTTAGAATAATCTTTTCGATGTCAATGTCATATTTCTATTAGTTATTAATGTACCAAATATTTATTGCTTACCTCCTGTGTGCCTCTTACTGGGCACTAGAGAGCAAGGATCCGTCTCTGAACAGGACACAGTCCTTGCTTTCACACAGCGAAGGAAGCTGATACGCGAACCAGGAGGCCGGCGAGATAGTTGTTAAGCCACTTCAGTCCAATGGGCAGCTAATGTACTGAGAGAAGGGCCAACTATGGGAGTGCTTCTGACTGTTCTCCCTGAGGACGTGACCTCTGTCCCTTACGCCAGTCTTTACTAAGCTACTTTCCTCAAAAATGTCCAGTTCACTCACCAACCAGAGTCTTGCAAGAACGTGACAAGCTTCTGAACTTGAGTAACTCTGTTGAGAGAGACACCTCAAAGTTATTATAATTTACGATGTACAACTTGCTGTAATCACTGAACGTTATTTTCAAGCATGCGATATTTGCATTGATGAGTGTCTCGTGAGATGACTGTGTAAAAGGAAGGATAGAGGGCTTCAGAGGGCACCTTCTTCCTCCTGACTGGTCCCATCCCTTTCAAAACTCGTACCAAAATTTGAGCAGCTCTGttctgaagagtaatttatgcCACTAATATTTACAGTAACTCATGGGAGAGACATTATCCTCCAGACTGTGGCCTTATTAGGATGTTTCATTGCCAAAGTAATAAAATTAAGACATTTTTATACTTTCATATTCATTCCAGCCTCTGTCCTCCCTAACTAATTTTAGTGACATGCTATCCACAAAGAATAGGGAATTAAATAGGTATAACTAAATTAGGTTTTAGTTAGGCTAATGAGGAAATTAGTAAATTAAATTACAGATAGCTATTAGTCTTCTGCAAAAGATTCAACCTTAAGATGTTTCCCCTCAAGATAGACTTTGAAAAGCCAGCAGCACAATCTAGAAAAAATAATAGATATTTCCTCGAAGCTGTAGACTGCTAGTTTAACTGACTGTAGACTGATAGCTGTTCCAGTGTCCCAGGAAAAGATCATAGATTCATTAAATATTTCTATGTATCTTGTGTTATTTGCAAGATGTTTGGAAAAGTAAGAATTCTGGAATAACCATAATTCACATGTTTTATTTGCTGTTCCTCTCTTGCCAAGTAGGATGAGTGGGTGGACAGTGGGGTAGAGTAGAGCCTTAGATGAATGATTGCTCAGGAGACATAATCATGAATCTCATAGATAATCCCAGATGCACCGTAGTGAAGGGAGAAATCCATTATATTCATGGATAAAGGGGTAAAGACTGTCTAGTTCAGCATCCCTATGAAgaactttttcctttttaatttaacAAATGTCCTTTTGCACATACATGTCTAGAGCATAAGATGgtgtatttttaatataaatcattttattggggtccttACCAGAGATTATGTAATTTTTTAACAATACAGGTAATACCATCATTACATTCCGAATCATGGCCCCATTTTGTAGTTATCCTTGAAATGTATAATTATTGGAATTTTTAGGATGGATCTAAAATGTTTTAAGATTGGAAGTACATGCTGATCTGAACATTTCAAAAAGTGTGCAGAGGCAAATTTCTATATTTTCTCTTCTATCCAGAGCAGTGCTCTTCAAAGTGAATGATACcacccctggggtggggtggggtggggtgctggaACTATCCGGGGGCTGCAAGAGCAGATTCCTCCAGTTTATCCTGGATGGGCTATTGTACAAAGGTTTATAATAGTGGAGGGTGTGCTGAGTCTTTATACTTGTCTTCTCTGAAATGCATGTTGTAGGCCAAGTATGTTTGGAAACCTATAAAGACTTAACAACAATTTTGTATTCCTCTTTAAGACACATAACTGATCATTATTAATAAGGAATTTTTAaaacctttattttaaaaatggaaaattacAACAGTATTACCTAAACACTTCAATCTGGAAGCTTGGTGTGCAACTTATAAATctaagaaataaaagcattaggCAATTTCAACTCAAAGATGAATAATCCGATGTTTAGATAAAATTATCATTTATAATGAAAGACCCATACATTCTACAACTCATTAGCTGCAACAATACTGTTTCTCTTCAACTGATTTTTAAAGTTTGAAAGTTATCACATTAGTTAAAGtttgtggggctggggctggagagtCATGGAAGAAACAATTGAATTCCTTTGGGGGCTTATGTTCCTTGGTAGTTATTTAGACAGTCAACCAAcccaatacattttttaatgataaTAAAGTCAACCTTTCATTAAaagtaactttttattttttaacaggcATGTGCTCCTGCTataaaacagattttcaaaaaatATCTTATTATAGTTATTGGAATAGCATTTGGATTGGCCTTTGTTGAGGTAGAGTATGATCTTGCATTATTAACTCTCTTCAATCACTTATTCTTTTGTTTATTGATTTTTTATAACAAATATTTGTGGTGAGCTGAATAAACAGCAGGTGCTTCAGAAAATCACTGGGACACtaaggacccaaagtcagaatGCATCTGGGAAAGCATTCACAGTGCTATCAATGGAGTGGGGCCCGTGGGTGTAAGATTGGCTTGCCTCTTCTACTGGGAAAGATATAGAATTACTTTTAATTTCCACACAATTCTTATGCCCAGATATCTTTTCCACATACATCAGCACAAGAGGTACAGTTTCCTGAAATTATAAGAAAACGcgcttttaaaaattcaaaatatgtTACAATTTCTAATCTCTCTTCCTgattttgaaacaaacaaacaaaaagctgaGCCGTGATTGAAGTGTACAGCTAAAGACCcagccactgccatggagtagattaCAGCACTTCTAGGGCCTCCTCCTTTGTCAGCTGAAGATAGGCCGGCTCATTTGGAAAAGTTTTTAAAGAGGATCTGTTTGAGATTAATTACTCTCAATTTGATTCTTCATGTTGAAAAAAAATTGTctctagggttttttttttcttttaatcttatGGGCTTTTACAACCCAGAGTATTTTTTCTTATGGCCTAAAAATCTCTACCCAGGAAATTAAACAAATTTGTTTCAGAGAAGCACTTTTGAAGTCCTCCGAGGT
This genomic interval carries:
- the TSPAN8 gene encoding tetraspanin-8, which produces MAGVSGCLKYSMFIFNSLFWLCGTVILGVAIWVRTTKSDHEFISHGESYSSVPANLLIAVGSITMILGFLGCCGAIKESRCLLILFFIGLLLILILQVAAGVVGVILKPQMERELNQTLHEDINLLRETSESAVKYQTTLAELEETLKCCGLINGASDWGPNFQKYSKYCTCSDVMNSSCETYSGVSVYKEACAPAIKQIFKKYLIIVIGIAFGLAFVEVLGMIFSMVLVRQIGGK